The Triticum dicoccoides isolate Atlit2015 ecotype Zavitan chromosome 6A, WEW_v2.0, whole genome shotgun sequence genome has a window encoding:
- the LOC119314995 gene encoding probable helicase MAGATAMA 3 — protein MAVDKPGGGGGGGASSSTPSPASTTDRFLKIVLSWDYLRIVADSKGADKAKGLQHVKNSYASVEEYLGVFEPLLFEEVKGQILQGRRNEEEEEDEVGLDWQRGAVASCAESEGFHKLSMVVSDGLRDIVCENDLLLLSKEKFEEGVNPTAYAFAVVEQRGGKDNLSLRTFVAGEIKNLNVARPVKSSRLQRFASILSTPNSFLWILKMCSLSTILREYSGMHSVASHPFKDLILSASENNRDGNDQNRAWNVPQPLMDYLKTNLNGSQLDAVNAGLSRRSFVLIQGPPGTGKTQTILGLLSAVLHSAPARMQTRGGFDVQKHGPELDIESKHANWMKASPWLIGANPRDLIMPVDGDDGFYPTGNDLKPEVVSSNRKYRAHVLVCAPSNSALDEIVLRVLQTGIRDENNNTYNPKIVRIGLKAHHSVKAVSMDYLIQQKQSGVASDGGRRGAGEQDRIRASLLDEAAIVFSTLSFSGSAIFTRMTRAFDVVIIDEAAQAVEPATLVPLVHGCRQVFLVGDPVQLPATVISKTAQNLGYRTSLFQRFQAAGFPVQMLKIQYRMHPEISVFPSKEFYEGILEDGEGLNKKRPWHSYSCFGPFCFFDVDGVESQLSGSGSTVNEDEVEFITLLYHQLAMRYPELKSSSQVAVISPYRGQVKLLKDHFRSTFGDQSKEVIDVNTVDGFQGREKELVIFSCVRCNKEQNIGFVSDFRRMNVAITRARSAVLVIGSASTLKKDKHWTNLVESAKERNRYFKVPKPFTAFFTEDSFKSMKVERPVPDARISQAVEAINEVVARQEVMDADDAGDHQADGDDYDAMEADDGGGGDD, from the exons ATGGCGGTGGAcaagcccggcggcggcggcggcggcggggcctcgtCCTCCACGCCCTCGCCCGCCTCCACCACGGACCGCTTCCTCAAGATCGTGCTCAGCTGGGACTACCTCCGCATCGTCGCCGACTCCAAG GGCGCGGACAAGGCCAAGGGGCTGCAGCACGTGAAGAACAGCTACGCCTCCGTGGAGGAGTACTTGGGCGTCTTCGAGCCGCTGCTCTTCGAGGAGGTCAAGGGGCAGATCCTCCAGGGCCGCcgcaacgaggaggaggaggaggacg AGGTTGGGCTGGACTGGCAGAGAGGGGCGGTGGCATCATGTGCAGAGTCCGAGGGTTTCCACAAGTTGTCCATGGTGGTGTCCGATGGCCTCCGTGACATTGTGTGTGAGAATGACCTCCTCCTGCTCTCCAAAGAGAAA TTTGAGGAGGGAGTGAATCCTACCGCGTATGCCTTTGCCGTGGTGGAACAGCGAGGTGGTAAAGATAACCTCTCTCTTAGAACATTTGTGGCGGGGGAAATAAAAAATCTAAATGTTGCACGGCCTGTGAAGTCTTCAAGGCTGCAGCGCTTTGCTTCCATTTTGTCAACACCAAATAGCTTTCTGTGGATTTTAAAG ATGTGCAGTTTATCTACCATACTGCGAGAGTACTCTGGAATGCACTCTGTAGCTTCACATCCTTTTAAGGATTTGATTCTTTCAGCTTCTGAGAACAACAGAGATGGAAATGATCAAAATCGTGCTTGGAATGTACCtcagccacttatggattacctgAAAACAAATCTTAATGGTTCACAGCTAGATGCAGTTAAT GCAGGTCTTTCGCGCAGATCCTTTGTCCTTATTCAG GGCCCACCAGGAACTGGAAAAACACAAACGATCCTTGGACTGCTCAGTGCTGTTCTTCATTCCGCTCCTGCAAGAATGCAGACTAG AGGAGGGTTTGATGTTCAAAAGCATGGGCCAGAGCTGGACATAGAGAGCAA GCACGCAAACTGGATGAAAGCATCTCCATGGCTAATTGGTGCAAATCCTCGAGATTTGATTATGCCTGTCGATGGTGATGATGGTTTTTATCCTACTGGGAATGATCTG AAACCTGAAGTCGTAAGTTCCAATCGCAAGTATCGTGCCCATGTGTTGGTCTGTGCTCCATCCAACTCAGCACTTGATGAGATTGTATTGCGTGTTCTTCAAACAG GAATACGTGATGAAAATAACAACACTTACAATCCCAAGATTGTGCGTATTGGATTAAAGGCACATCATTCTGTCAAAGCAGTTTCCATGGATTACCTT ATACAACAAAAACAATCTGGGGTGGCATCAGATGGCGGGAGACGAGGAGCTGGTGAACAGGATCGAATTAGAGCTTCACTTCTTGACGAAGCAGCTATT GTGTTTTCTACCCTCAGTTTCAGTGGATCGGCCATTTTCACCAGGATGACTCGTGCTTTTGATGTTGTTATAATTGATGAAGCCGCGCAAGCT GTAGAACCAGCGACTCTTGTGCCCCTGGTTCATGGATGCAGACAAGTTTTTCTT GTTGGTGACCCAGTTCAGTTACCTGCAACTGTAATTTCAAAGACTGCTCAGAACTTAGG TTATCGAACAAGTTTGTTCCAGAGATTTCAAGCTGCTGGTTTTCCCGTGCAAATGCTCAAAATTCAGTATCGTATGCATCCAGAG ATTAGTGTATTCCCTTCAAAAGAATTCTATGAAGGCATCCTAGAAGACGGGGAAGGGCTCAACAAAAAACGTCCATGGCATTCCTACAGCTGCTTCGGACCATTTTGCTTCTTTGATGTTGATGGGGTTGAATCTCAGCTGTCTGGAAGTGGTTCGACGGTGAACGAGGATGAAGTGGAATTCATAACCCTCCTATATCACCAATTGGCCATGCGCTATCCAGAACTCAAATCTAGTTCTCAAGTAGCTGTTATATCACCATACAGGGGTCAGGTGAAACTCCTGAAGGACCATTTCCGGTCGACCTTTGGCGACCAATCAAAGGAAGTTATAGATGTAAACACTGTTGATGGATTCCAG GGCCGTGAAAAGGAACTTGTCATTTTCTCATGTGTTCGATGCAATAAGGAGCAAAATATTGGGTTTGTTTCTGATTTTCGGCGAATGAATGTTGCCATCACCAGAGCTAGATCTGCTGTACTT GTAATAGGTTCCGCTTCAACATTGAAGAAAGATAAACACTGGACCAACCTTGTTGAGAGTGCCAAAGAGCGAAACCGTTATTTCAAG GTGCCAAAGCCATTCACTGCGTTCTTCACCGAGGATAGTTTCAAATCCATGAAGGTGGAGAGACCTGTTCCAGACGCGAGGATATCACAGGCAGTAGAAGCCATCAATGAAGTGGTTGCAAGGCAAGAAGTGATGGACGCAGACGATGCTGGGGACCATCAAGCGGATGGAGATGATTATGACGCCATGGAGGCTGATGATGGAGGAGGTGGTGATGATTAA